AAATGGTGGTCAATCACCAGGATGTTTCGAACGGATATCATTGCGACAATTCGGCCTGCCTGATGTATTACGCTGTGGAGACTTCGGACGTGCTTGCCAATATGGTTGGAAGTAATATTCCGGCGCTCGATGACAATTGTATAAAAGATCTGCAGGCGAATGGCGGAAAATAAATAACAATTGAAAAAATACCGGGAGAAATATTCCTTTCATAATTAAAAATACTTCCTTCCCGGTTTCGGGTTGGTTAGTCTGGAGAATGGGACGGTATCGCGAAAGTGGTATCGTTCTTTTTATTATTGTAGAATTGAACGAAAGATTTATTCACTTAATTTTATCGGGCAAACAAGGTTGTATTGAAACACAACCCTGAATTCGAACAATTTTTCCCGTAAAAATATCACCAGCCCGTTTCCAGCAGCGCACGCGTTTCCAGCACAGCCGTTTGCCACAGTTGAAATAGTTCTTCATCCTTCCGCTGGTAACAGCCGCCGTAATTCCCGTCGCCGAGATATTCGCGCGCTTCTTTTGCATTGAGTTTTTTCAAATAGTCCAGGTCGCACATTTTTTTCTGCGCGCCGGGCATGCTCACTCCCGCGAGGCGCGTCCAGGGAAAATTTTCCATCCACGATGCGTGCGATGCAACCGGGTCAATCTCCATCACTTTCTTCCACGTTTTTTCCGCCTTCCACCAGTTGTGAAATTTTATGGAGATAGCGGAAGAAGAATATTGCTTCGCAATAAAATCCATCAGCGGAATATTTCCCCCGTGTCCGTTCACAAGGAGAATATGACGGAATCCGTGATGCGCGATCGAATCAATAATATCTTTCATCAACAGGTTGAGCGTAGAGGGTTGGAGTGAAACCGTTCCGGGATAATCCATGAACAAAGGAGTGATGCCATAATGCACCACGGGAAAAACAGGAATTTCCAGCGGTTCTGCTGCTTCGATTGAAATGCGCTCAGCGAGAATGCTGTCGGTAGATAAACTCAGGTAAGCATGCTGTTCGGTGGATCCGATAGGCAGAACGCAGCGGTCATCTTTTTCAAGATAGCTTTCTACCTGTTTCCAGTTGAGCGACGAGATGTGCATGAGCTATTATTTTTGTGAAAAAAACCAGGAAATAATGGTTGTGCAATAATACAACCCTCTTCAACATAGAAAGATCATTGTACGATCTCCAGCTTCGCGAATTTCAGCAGCAATTGTTTCTGGCCGGCGCTGTCAAATTCCACAAATGCTTTTGTATTCGGGAAATTTCCTTCCATTGCGGTCACCGTTCCTTTTCCGAAACGTTCGTGCTTCACCACCGAACCGATCTGCAGATTTTTCAAATGAGAATTATCGTGAAGGACCGGCGCCGACTTCGCCGTACTTGCTTTCACCAGATTTTTTTTCTTCGGTAAAACAGTATTCGTCACCGTCTTCTTCATTCCGAAAGTAGGTTCATTGAATTCGCTGTGTTCGTTACGAGCCGCACTGTTTGCATACTCGATATATTTCGGATCGATCTCTTCAATGAACCGGCTTGCTTCGCAGGTGGTGAGATTTCCCCAGCGATAACGCGAAGAAGAGTAGGTGATGGTGGCACGTTTTTCCGCGCGCGTGACTGCAACATAAAACAAACGGCGCTCTTCTTCGAGATCGGATCTTGAATTCAGTGACAGCGGAGAAGGGAAAAGATTTTCTTCAACTCCCACAATAAAGACATAAGGAAATTCAAGTCCCTTCGCTGCGTGAATGGTCATGAGTGAAACGCGATCGAGATCCGTTTCATCTTCTTTTACATCAGCGTCGGTGAGCAGGGCAATGTCCTGCATGAACTGATCGAGTGTACGCATCGCTTCTTTTTGCGGAGCGGTCTCCCCGAGGATCTCCGCTTGTTTTTCCAATTCTATCCGCGCTAATTCGGGATCGCTCTCAATGAGTTCGATCGCCGGCGCTTCATCTCCGTCGGAAAATTCTTTGAGTCCGTTCAGTAATTCCTGCACGTTCTCATAGCGACTCACACCTTCCGGAGTTTTATCGGTGTACAATTCGCGCAGCAGTCCCGATGTATTTGCAATGTGATTTCCGAGATCATACGCATTATTCGTCGGCAACATCACCTGGAAACTCTGGATCATGGTAATGAAATCGGCAATGCGTTGCGTGGTGCCCGAATTTATTCCCAATGCGAACGCCGTAATATTTTCGCAAACCGTCCACAAACTGACATCATTATCGCGTGCGGCGATTGTGAGTTTGTCGAGTGAAGTGTCGCCTATTCCTCTTGCAGGATAATTGATCACGCGGCGGAAAGCTTCCTCATCATGCGGATTTATCGCAAGCCGGTAATAGGCGAGTAAATCTTTCACTTCTTTCCGCTGGTAAAAAGAAAGTCCACCGTAAATGCGGTAAGCAATTCCTTTTTTCCGCAACGCTTCTTCCATTGCGCGGCTCTGCGCGTTCGTGCGATAGAGAATGGCGAAATCACGATTGCGTTTTTGTTTTTCCAATTTCGTATCGAAGATGCTGCGCGCTACTATCTGTCCTTCTTCATTATCAGTGTGCGCTTTCATGAGTTGAATCAGTTCTCCGTCGTCGTTGTGTGTCCACAC
This DNA window, taken from Bacteroidota bacterium, encodes the following:
- a CDS encoding creatininase family protein — encoded protein: MHISSLNWKQVESYLEKDDRCVLPIGSTEQHAYLSLSTDSILAERISIEAAEPLEIPVFPVVHYGITPLFMDYPGTVSLQPSTLNLLMKDIIDSIAHHGFRHILLVNGHGGNIPLMDFIAKQYSSSAISIKFHNWWKAEKTWKKVMEIDPVASHASWMENFPWTRLAGVSMPGAQKKMCDLDYLKKLNAKEAREYLGDGNYGGCYQRKDEELFQLWQTAVLETRALLETGW
- a CDS encoding UvrD-helicase domain-containing protein, giving the protein MNYLEELNEAQCAAVKCTDGPVMIVAGAGSGKTRVLTYRVAHLVNSGVDAFNILALTFTNKAAREMKDRIAKIVTKGEARNLWMGTFHSVFARILRSEAERIGYPSNFTIYDTDDSKSLLKSILKEQGLDEKIYKPGLVLSRISSAKNNLVSAAAYQLDSTIMEEDRMSGKPKIGLVYDLYHKRCFKAGAMDFDDLLFNTNILLRDFPDILHKYQDKFRYIMVDEYQDTNFSQYVIVKQLAAKFQNICVVGDDAQSIYAFRGANIQNILSFEKDYPDLHTFKLEQNYRSTKNIVSAANAIISNNRDQLEKKVWTHNDDGELIQLMKAHTDNEEGQIVARSIFDTKLEKQKRNRDFAILYRTNAQSRAMEEALRKKGIAYRIYGGLSFYQRKEVKDLLAYYRLAINPHDEEAFRRVINYPARGIGDTSLDKLTIAARDNDVSLWTVCENITAFALGINSGTTQRIADFITMIQSFQVMLPTNNAYDLGNHIANTSGLLRELYTDKTPEGVSRYENVQELLNGLKEFSDGDEAPAIELIESDPELARIELEKQAEILGETAPQKEAMRTLDQFMQDIALLTDADVKEDETDLDRVSLMTIHAAKGLEFPYVFIVGVEENLFPSPLSLNSRSDLEEERRLFYVAVTRAEKRATITYSSSRYRWGNLTTCEASRFIEEIDPKYIEYANSAARNEHSEFNEPTFGMKKTVTNTVLPKKKNLVKASTAKSAPVLHDNSHLKNLQIGSVVKHERFGKGTVTAMEGNFPNTKAFVEFDSAGQKQLLLKFAKLEIVQ